ATCAAAGATAAAAAGATCGCACCGAAAACAAATAATAAAGGAGCATACTCTTTTACTGAATCTGAGAATGGTGCCAAAATGTTGGCTAACAGTAAGCTGACCGGTATGGCAATGGCTGTTCCAATAATAGAACCTGTGGCCATTTTTTTTATACTGATTGCCGCCATTCCTCGCTCTTTTAAATATAATGCGTGTTCGATCATCGGCGTAGACATTACACCACCTGGCAAGCCAACCAAGGCTGTTGGAATAGCATTCATCAAGTTTAACGTAATAATCGCTGAGATAAAGAAGGTTAAGACAACAATCGGTTGAACACCTGCTAAAACGACGGCTAATGTAACTGGCATCAAAACAGACGTCTCATCGGTACCCGGAACAAAACCGATAAATGTATAAAGCAACTGCGCCTAAAACAGCTAGAAGCATTTGAAAGAGTAATCCAGTATCCATCAGTTATCCTCCTCCTCAATCACTGTTCGTTTGGGCTTGATTAAAAATGTACTGATAATAAAACCAAGAACAGCGCCTCCCAGCCCAAAAAACAATTGTTTTGTAGTATCTTGTGCAGGCGCTAAAAAAAAACTCCCCATAGTTGTCACGCTGCAAATAGCAATAGCTATAATCAAATCTTTTAAATCAACTAGGTCGCCCCAAAGTTCAATAAGATTTTTTTTCATTGACAAATCCTCCTTAAAATGATGAAGCTTTGCGTAATGTAGGGTTTGAACAAAAATGAACGGATGAATGGTTCTTGCAATCACCACCGCTTTTTTTAGACAGAACCATAACGCGTTGTGCTAATTGAGAATAATTCTCAACTTATGTTAGTTTACCAAAAAAAGACATGAAGTAAAATTTTTAGATTCTGTTTAAGTAAAAAATTAACTTCTTTTTAACTTAGTCATGAAAAAACGCTAAAATAAGCCGCCATTCGTAAAAATCCAAAAGTAATTTTTGTGAATGGCAGCTTATCCATTGGTAGTAAATGAATGGCGACTAATCTTCAATAATTAACCCTAAACCAGCAGCAATTGTTATCGCTTGTTCTTGAGTAACGATCAACCCTTTTAGTAATTCTTTTGAAAACGCAATTTTTTCAAAAGTCGTTTTAGTGAAATCCATGCCAGCTAATTTAGTATGGAACCAATTACTCCCTGTGAGTGAGCATTGTTCAAACAACAGATTGTTCCAACTTACTTCAACAAATTCGGTATCGTTCAAACTAGTCTCCTTAAAAGTAACGACCTTTTGATTGGTTACACTAAAGGAAGAATAATCAGCTAAACAATCTTCAAATAGACAATCTCTTAAATAACTCTCGGCAAAATTGGTTCCCGTTAATTTACATTGGCGAAAATGGACTTGATGGAAACTGGCGCCAATCCACTCTGTATTGGAAAAATCACAATGATCGAAGAGGACATTACTGCATTCAAAACGTTCTAGGTGATTCCGATTCATCGTTAATTTATCAAAGTGACATTCTCGAAAAACTAGATTTCGGACATCTTGATAACTTAAATCTTGTTCTTTTACAGCTAATCCTTCAATAATGATTTCGTCATCAATAGAAATGAAATCAGTTTCGGTCAGTTTTGGTAGTAAAGGTGCTACAGGTTTTTTGATTTTCATAAATAAACCTCCAAGTAATAATGCTAGACTAGCTAAAGTTATTCTGTTTCTTGATCTAAATTTTCATTTAGTTGGTAAGCACGGTTGTAAAAAGTTAAACAAGTAGTTAACACAAAAGCACCTAAAAGTCCTAAAAGACTACCCAAGACGATCCCAATCAAACGATAATTCAGCAAACTCACTAAATATTGTGGGCGAGCCAAATTAGCAAGCAATAAGGACATTGGTGTCGTGAAACAATTTGCGATTGTATAATTTCTTTTGATGAAAAATTCCACCATTATAAAAAAGAAACAAATCAATAAAATGGTTTCTAACGAAGTAAAGGAAATGTTTAATAAAAAAGCCGCAATCAATAACCCGATCATCGTGCCGAAAATTCTCTGAACATTTCGCTGCATGATTGCCCGCAAGTTATCTCCTTGCAAAACTGCAGCACACGAGACAACCA
The DNA window shown above is from Enterococcus sp. 4G2_DIV0659 and carries:
- a CDS encoding pentapeptide repeat-containing protein, with the protein product MKIKKPVAPLLPKLTETDFISIDDEIIIEGLAVKEQDLSYQDVRNLVFRECHFDKLTMNRNHLERFECSNVLFDHCDFSNTEWIGASFHQVHFRQCKLTGTNFAESYLRDCLFEDCLADYSSFSVTNQKVVTFKETSLNDTEFVEVSWNNLLFEQCSLTGSNWFHTKLAGMDFTKTTFEKIAFSKELLKGLIVTQEQAITIAAGLGLIIED